The following are from one region of the Polyangiaceae bacterium genome:
- a CDS encoding isopeptide-forming domain-containing fimbrial protein: MVLRHTRFVLGASTLGLLGSIATASSAAPPTLRHQADQQGDVVVFGNTLAVDCSADVPAPPSSTTTTCSTQANVADTAPDLFWRDNDANATITADKARSSATLVMPSGAKVTYARLYWGALKVGNTADTSVILDWLGGPQTTVTADDSWVIDYGFSSHPDWYYYQSTGDVTNYVAQWGAGDFRISDVDALALPGMDVDRAFSAWTLVVFYEKPGDELRNLALFDGFTSVDPGFPGQEKAEVTLSGFLVPNGFTAKMTAFTYEGDKVYTGDFFTFNGQKLSDAENPQDNFFNSSRSYLGSAVSGSADVPKLSGKAGTMAGYDLDTANVSQLVTAGDTSAKVGAESSLDIFLLGGFVTSITNKSPDFPDFEKTAKDLNGGALVVGDEIEYTLTAKNTGNDVAIQTVLTDVVDPGLEFVPGSIEITAGGATGVKTDAKDSDEADYDATSKTITVHLGTGATGSAGGKVTIGTTVTVKFHAKVKALTGSIPNQGEIKASGEAGGGQKSWLSDGDPVTPGSQPTIVTIQECNTDADCPAEKPHCDATTKTCQPCASDADCTDPNFPACQPDGHCGECSETNKTKCSAEKPACNTYTGTCNLCTPEDPSKCANDPNGPVCRTAQDNSNFCGCEKDSDCGNQTSGKVCDLNGTQTCTDGCRGVDGNGCPDGLECTSKDSSIGQCVPVGSGTGGQGGQGGLPGTGGVKNGAQDSGDDGGCGCRVPSGAGGRSAGAFGLLLGLGLLVLRRRRTGAEGPSSL; the protein is encoded by the coding sequence ATGGTCCTACGGCACACCCGCTTCGTCTTGGGCGCTTCGACTCTTGGTCTTTTGGGTTCCATCGCCACGGCCTCTTCCGCGGCGCCTCCCACGCTTCGCCATCAGGCGGACCAGCAGGGAGACGTCGTGGTGTTCGGCAACACCCTGGCCGTGGATTGCTCCGCTGACGTTCCGGCTCCGCCGAGCAGCACCACCACGACCTGCAGTACGCAGGCCAACGTGGCGGACACGGCGCCGGATCTGTTTTGGCGCGACAATGACGCCAACGCCACCATCACCGCCGACAAGGCGCGCTCGAGCGCGACGCTGGTGATGCCCTCCGGCGCGAAGGTGACCTACGCGCGCCTGTACTGGGGCGCGCTCAAGGTCGGCAACACTGCGGACACTTCGGTGATCCTCGACTGGCTCGGCGGGCCGCAGACCACGGTGACCGCCGACGACTCCTGGGTGATCGACTACGGCTTCTCGAGCCACCCGGACTGGTACTACTACCAATCCACGGGCGACGTGACGAACTACGTCGCGCAGTGGGGCGCGGGAGACTTCCGCATCAGCGACGTCGACGCCTTGGCCCTGCCCGGCATGGACGTGGACCGCGCCTTCTCGGCTTGGACCCTGGTGGTGTTCTACGAGAAGCCGGGCGACGAGCTCAGGAACCTCGCGCTGTTCGACGGCTTCACTTCCGTGGATCCGGGCTTCCCCGGTCAGGAAAAGGCGGAGGTCACCCTCAGCGGCTTCTTGGTGCCCAACGGCTTCACCGCCAAGATGACGGCCTTCACTTACGAAGGCGACAAGGTCTACACGGGCGACTTCTTCACCTTCAATGGTCAGAAGCTGTCGGACGCGGAGAACCCGCAAGACAACTTTTTCAACAGCTCTCGCAGCTACTTGGGCTCCGCCGTCAGCGGTAGCGCCGACGTGCCCAAGCTGAGCGGCAAGGCCGGCACCATGGCGGGCTACGACCTCGACACCGCCAACGTGAGCCAGCTCGTCACCGCGGGCGACACCAGCGCCAAGGTCGGTGCCGAGAGCAGCCTGGATATCTTCTTGCTCGGCGGCTTCGTCACCAGCATCACCAACAAGAGCCCCGACTTCCCCGACTTCGAGAAGACGGCGAAGGACCTGAACGGCGGCGCTTTGGTGGTGGGTGACGAGATCGAGTACACGCTCACGGCCAAGAACACCGGGAACGACGTCGCGATTCAGACCGTGCTCACGGACGTGGTCGACCCCGGGCTCGAGTTCGTGCCCGGCAGCATCGAGATCACCGCCGGCGGCGCGACTGGCGTGAAGACCGACGCGAAGGACTCGGACGAGGCGGACTACGACGCCACCAGCAAGACCATCACCGTGCACCTCGGCACCGGCGCTACCGGTTCCGCTGGCGGCAAGGTGACCATTGGCACCACGGTGACGGTGAAGTTCCACGCCAAGGTCAAGGCGCTCACCGGCAGCATTCCGAACCAAGGCGAGATCAAGGCCTCCGGTGAGGCCGGCGGCGGTCAGAAGAGCTGGCTGTCGGACGGCGATCCCGTCACCCCGGGCTCGCAGCCCACGATCGTGACGATTCAGGAGTGCAACACCGACGCGGACTGCCCCGCGGAGAAGCCGCACTGCGACGCCACGACCAAGACCTGCCAGCCCTGCGCTTCGGACGCGGACTGCACCGATCCGAACTTCCCCGCCTGTCAGCCGGACGGCCACTGCGGTGAGTGCTCGGAGACCAACAAGACCAAGTGCAGCGCCGAGAAACCCGCTTGCAACACGTACACCGGCACCTGCAACCTCTGCACCCCGGAGGATCCCAGCAAGTGCGCGAACGACCCGAACGGGCCGGTGTGCCGCACGGCGCAGGACAACTCGAACTTCTGCGGTTGCGAAAAGGACAGCGACTGCGGCAACCAGACGAGCGGCAAGGTCTGTGACCTCAACGGCACCCAGACCTGCACCGACGGTTGTCGCGGCGTGGACGGCAACGGCTGCCCCGATGGCTTGGAGTGCACCAGCAAGGACTCGAGCATCGGTCAGTGCGTGCCGGTCGGCAGCGGCACCGGCGGCCAAGGCGGCCAGGGTGGCCTGCCGGGGACGGGCGGCGTCAAGAATGGCGCCCAGGATTCGGGGGACGACGGCGGCTGCGGCTGTCGCGTGCCCTCCGGCGCAGGCGGGCGTTCCGCCGGTGCCTTCGGACTTCTGCTCGGCTTGGGTTTGCTCGTTCTCCGTCGCAGGAGGACCGGCGCCGAGGGGCCGAGCAGCCTCTGA
- a CDS encoding carbohydrate-binding family 9-like protein: MRAGWLLLAMALGGCDKPGPDEPFVSRADGTLPELVVKRVDDDAISIDGIIDEAAWKSAASTGPFVSPGNGEPNKRSKVNATARMLWSEEHLFVAITVWDKDPESPFDPETVDPHVWAKASGVELMLQPGDPKDNRDYYELQVDVHGAVWDTRFDDYNKPISGGPDDAHKRFGHQDWKSAITRATQENDADWVVEIALPWKSITNARVPVPPRRDDVWRANLYSFRDGQSDALAWSPILGKGNFHKAERFGKLLFH, encoded by the coding sequence ATGAGAGCTGGATGGCTGCTGCTGGCGATGGCGTTGGGGGGCTGTGACAAGCCGGGCCCGGACGAACCCTTCGTGAGCCGGGCGGACGGCACCCTCCCCGAGCTCGTCGTGAAGCGCGTGGACGACGACGCGATCAGCATCGACGGCATCATCGACGAAGCCGCGTGGAAGAGCGCCGCCAGCACCGGGCCCTTCGTGAGCCCGGGCAATGGGGAGCCGAACAAACGCTCCAAGGTGAACGCCACGGCGCGCATGTTGTGGAGCGAAGAGCACCTGTTCGTCGCCATCACCGTGTGGGACAAGGATCCCGAGTCGCCCTTCGATCCCGAAACGGTGGACCCTCACGTGTGGGCCAAGGCGAGCGGCGTCGAGCTCATGTTGCAGCCCGGTGATCCGAAGGACAACCGCGACTACTACGAGCTACAAGTCGACGTGCATGGCGCGGTGTGGGACACGCGCTTCGACGACTACAACAAACCCATCAGTGGCGGTCCCGACGACGCGCACAAGCGCTTCGGACATCAGGACTGGAAGAGCGCCATCACACGCGCCACTCAAGAGAACGACGCCGACTGGGTGGTGGAGATCGCGCTGCCGTGGAAGAGCATCACGAACGCGCGAGTCCCGGTTCCACCTCGCCGGGACGACGTGTGGCGCGCGAACCTGTACAGCTTCCGTGACGGCCAGAGCGACGCCCTCGCCTGGTCACCGATCCTGGGCAAGGGCAACTTCCACAAGGCGGAACGCTTCGGGAAACTCCTGTTTCACTGA
- a CDS encoding carboxypeptidase regulatory-like domain-containing protein, producing the protein MRIIEVIVAGALCVACSSSEADASGSGGAGGAGGQGGAAACDGDPSPAARCIDSVSGRVVDASGAGVPSLSVSVCGGICYYGESDANGAFTVSVAARLDPAAYSTLPHGRPNRTSFYFALPSAASGSVPVGDLLVLDLPATGPALVVKSDKAGAPAQTVSSGGVTLEVPDGVSVKIDVEDIELGDVGKMFRALRIPDAHMAAFADPALGLAALYQLTPFEAAMRDASNASTEVRLSFDNVGLAAGTPVEILGLGSYLFPEWVPAGQFQVVATGAVSADGSRIEMDPGEGVGYLTWVGIREKS; encoded by the coding sequence ATGCGGATCATCGAGGTCATCGTCGCGGGCGCGCTGTGCGTCGCGTGCAGCTCGTCGGAGGCCGACGCGTCGGGGAGCGGCGGGGCCGGCGGCGCGGGAGGTCAGGGGGGCGCTGCGGCGTGTGACGGCGATCCATCGCCGGCGGCGCGCTGCATCGACTCCGTCTCGGGCCGCGTGGTGGACGCGTCGGGGGCCGGCGTGCCTTCGCTCTCGGTCAGCGTGTGCGGCGGTATTTGCTACTACGGCGAGAGCGACGCGAACGGCGCGTTCACCGTGTCCGTAGCTGCGCGCTTGGACCCCGCGGCCTACTCCACGCTGCCCCACGGTCGCCCGAACCGCACGAGCTTCTACTTCGCGTTGCCCTCCGCCGCGAGCGGCAGCGTGCCCGTCGGCGATCTGCTCGTCCTCGATCTGCCCGCCACGGGTCCCGCCCTCGTCGTCAAGAGCGACAAGGCGGGGGCTCCGGCGCAGACGGTGAGCTCGGGCGGCGTCACGCTGGAGGTGCCCGACGGCGTCAGCGTGAAAATCGACGTGGAGGACATCGAGCTCGGCGACGTCGGCAAGATGTTCCGCGCCCTGCGCATTCCCGACGCGCACATGGCTGCCTTCGCCGACCCGGCGCTCGGTCTCGCTGCGCTGTACCAGCTCACGCCGTTCGAGGCCGCGATGCGCGACGCATCGAACGCGTCCACCGAGGTGCGGCTCTCGTTCGACAACGTCGGCTTGGCCGCCGGCACCCCCGTGGAGATCTTGGGCTTGGGCAGCTATCTGTTTCCCGAGTGGGTGCCGGCCGGACAGTTTCAGGTGGTGGCCACCGGCGCCGTCAGCGCGGATGGTTCCCGCATCGAGATGGATCCGGGCGAGGGCGTCGGGTACCTTACCTGGGTAGGGATCAGGGAGAAGTCATGA